GGAAGCGAAAAAGATTGAGAAGGTGGGGGGCATAAGTGACGTGGACGTCGAGAAGATTATCTCCCTGGAGCCGGACCTGATCATCGCAACGAAAGATGGCAATCCGCGACGGGTTGTCGATTTTCTCGAGGCGGCCTCGATACCCAGCTTTGTGATAAATCCACGGAATATAGAGGAAATTATCGACTCTATGGAAAAGATCGCATGTCTTACCGGCGGATCCATCGATGTGTTTGGGAAGATCGAGTCTATCAGGGGGGAGTTTATGCTGCGCAGGAGAAGGGAAAGTGGGGGAGGGCCCCGTGTTCTCTTTCTCGTCTCCCGGAGCCCCATGATCGCTGCCGGGAAGGACACCTTTATCAACGAGATGATCCTTTTTTCCGGGGGAATAAACGTGGTCGAGGATTTTGACATATCCTATCCGCGCCTCGGTGTTGAGATCATTCTCTCCCTCTCTCCGGATATAATCTTCGCGGTAACCTCGATGGGTGGGGAGGTGGGTGACGGCCAGCTCAAGAGGATAAGGGACATAGCGGGAAGGGGGCGGATCCAAATCATCGCCGTTGATCCCGATATCTATACGAGGCCGGGGCCGCGCCTGTTTCAGGGTATGCGTGAAATTGAGGAGATCTTGGACAGGACCAGGTGATGTGGAACAAGAATCAGAAGATCTTTTTTCTCGTCTCCCTGGGCATATTTATCTCTGCCTCGGTGCTCTATCTTTTCGTTGGTCCCTACCGGGTCGGCACCCGTGAGGTGCTCAACGGGATCGTCTCCTTTCTTACCCTCGGAAAGGGCGAGACCCCGGGAGCACGGGTGGTTCTCGAACTCAGGATACCGAGGATGATTCTCGCCCTTCTGGCCGGCGGCTCTCTCGCCGTGTGCGGTTCCATATTCCAGACGGTGCTGGGAAACCCTCTTGCCGACCCGTATATTCTGGGAGTATCGGGGGGCGCCGCCGTCGGTGCGGTTCTCTCCTTCATGGTTTCCCGGAACGTGTCGGGGGGTGTTTTCCTCCCCCTTTTCGCATTTCTGGGAGCGGCGATTTCGGCTTTTGCCGTTTACGCGCTGGCCGGTGTCGCCGGGAAGAGGTCAAGGGGAAGGCTCATCCTGACGGGGGTAATCGTGGCGGCTTTCATGAATGCCATTATTCTCCTGCTGATATCCGTCATACCTCCGGGCAGGATCCCCGGTGCGCTGTTCTGGCTCATGGGAGACCTTTCCAACGCCACGCCCGGCAGCGTTCGGCTCCTTTTCCCGCTCGTTCTGGTCTCGACGTGCGTTTTGCTGCTCATGGCCCGGGGGCTGGACCTTATGCTTCTGGGCGATGAAACTGCCCTGCAGAGCGGCCTCGAGGTCGAAAGGTTCAAGACGATCCTGTTTGTGGTAGTGTCGTTTCAAACGGGGGCCGTCGTTTCCATTTCGGGCCTCATCGGATTCGTGGGACTGATCATACCCCACGTGGTCAGGAAATTTACGGGATCGCTCCACGGGTGGGTCATCTGCGGGAGTTTTCTCCTGGGTGGCGCTTTCCTCATCGTTTCCGATGTCATCGCCAGGTCGGTCCTCGCTGCGGGAGCGATGCCTATCGGCGCGATTACAGCCCTCTTCGGTGCTCCCTTCTTCATCTATATCCTCCGGAGGAGGATCTGATGGGCGAGGCGATGTTCTCCCTCAAAAACGTGGCGTTCAGCTACGGGGCGCGTCCCCTCTTTTTCGGCCTGAACTTGGCCGTAAACAAAAGGGACATGGCCTTCGTCCTCGGGGAGAACGGGTCGGGAAAGTCGACGCTCCTTAAAATTATCTGCGGCATACTCACGCCGTCGTCCGGCGACGTGGAGGTAAGCGGCAGGAATATCTTTTCCCTCGGGAAAAGGGAGCGGGCCGCTCTGGTTTCCTACGGCGGGGACGAGGTGCCTGCGGACTTCCCGCTCACCGTTTTTGACTTCGTCTCCCTCGGGAGGTTCCCCCACCGGGGTTTCTTCGGCTCCTTCCGCTCCGATGACCGTGAGATGGTGGAAAAAGCGATGGAAATGATGGAAATCGCCTCCTTCCGGAACCGGTACCTGCAGGAGCTCTCGGCGGGGGAGAAACAGCGGGTGTTTCTTGCCCGGGCAATTGCGCAGGATGGAGAGCTGATGGTCCTTGACGAGCCTGCGGCTCACCTGGACATGAGAACCACGGTGAAGATATTCGGCATACTCACACAGCTGGCGCAGGGGGGGAAAACCGTAATCGTCTCGTCACACGATGCGAACCTCACGGCCCGTTACAGCAGGTCCGTTTTCATCCTGAAATCCGGGAGCCTGGTTGCCTGCGGGCCCAGAGATCAGGTCCTCACGGAGGAAACNNNNNNNNNNNNNNNNNNNNNNNNNNNNNNNNNNNNNNNNNNNNCCCAGAATAACCATTGTCGAGTAAAACGTTTTGCACCAGAACGTCTTTTCGGCTTTCTCTGTGGATGACCTGTGGGATATTGCCGCCGGAGCTGCGGGGTCCGGCCCTTTATTGCGGACCCGGGGAGATTCGGCTGACGGGTCGATGCACATTTATGTTTTTCTTGAAACGATAAAGGGATAGTATAATGATATGTTAAGTTAGGTAGCGAGGATGCGATGAGGCAGGAAAAAATNNNNNNNNNNNNNNNNNNNNNNNNNNNNNNNNNNNNNNNNNNNGATATGACGGGCGATAATGCCCCTTTTCCCGACCCGACGGACAGGGCACTGCTCGAGTCGGACAGAAATTTCATGCTCAGGATCAGGGACAGGGAGAGAAAGCTGATAGTGAAAATACAGGAAGCGCTGAAGAGGATCGATGACGGGACATACGGGGTGTGCGAGGATTGCGGGGGGAGTATTTCAGCGAAACGTCTCATGGCGAGACCCGTCACCACCATGTGTTATGACTGCAAGGTCGATTCAGAAGAAGAGGAAAGAGAATAATCCAGCAATAGACGCCAGCCGGAGGTAATAATGCCTGAGCTGCGAAAAGACCCCATTACGGGCAGGTGGGTCATTATCTCTACGGAAAGGGCAAAGCGGCCTCACGATTTTGCCAGGGATGACGCGAAGAGAAAGGGCGGGTTGTGCCCCCTCTGTCCCGGTAACGAAAAGATGACCCCACTCGAAGTGTATGCAATCAGGGAAGATGGATCTCTCCCGAACCGCCCCGGCTGGAATATACGGGTGGTGCCCAATAAGTTTCCTGCCCTCATGATAGAGGGCGACCAGGGAAAGGGCGCAGAGGGGATATACGACAGGATGAACGGAATCGGGGCTCATGAGGTCATACTCGAGACGCCCGACCATGAAAAGGACATATTCGATTTTGACACGAAGGAAATTGAAAACGTTGTTATCGCATACAGGGAGCGGGTTTTGGACCTGAAGAAGGATTTACGCTTCAAATACGTCCTGGTCTTTAAAAATCACGGAGAGGAAGCAGGCGCGTCCCTCGAGCACAGCCATTCCCAGTTGATCGCACTCCCCATCGTACCGAAAAGGGTTTCAGAGGAGATAGTCGGTGGATACAACTATTTCCGTTTTCGAGACCGCTGCGTATACTGCGATATCGTTGACCAGGAACTTTCAGCAAAGGAGCGGATCATCGACGAGAATGCGGACTTCGTTTCCGTTGCCCCCTATGCGCCGAGGTTTCCCTTTGAAACCTGGATAATTCCGAAAAAGCACAGCGCCGTGTTCGAGACAACCGATAACGCTGAGCTTTCCTCCTTTGCCGAGTTGGTCCTCCTTACACTCAGGCGATTGAACGCCGTCCTCTCAAACCCGCCCTTCAATTTCGTGATCCACGCGTCTCCATTCAACGTGGGTGAGATCGAGCATTATCACTGGCATCTGGAAATTATCCCGAAACTGACGAAGATAGCGGGTTTCGAATTCGGGTCCGGATTCTATATCAACCCAACCCCCCCGGAAGAGGCGGCCCGGTACCTGAGAGAATCATCTTCATGATATTTTTTTCGCCAAGGTAGTGATATGAAAGTGCTTGTCGTATCTTCGGAAATGGTGCCTTTTGCGAAAACGGGGGGTCTTGCGGACGTAACAGGAACCCTGCCGAAGATGCTCATGAAAAAGGGCCTGGAAGTCGCCTGCATTCTCCCGAAGTACCGGTCGGTGACCGGGGAGCGATATTCGCTCGAAAACACCGGCGTGAAGATCAGGGTGCCGATCGGCAACAGGGCGGAGGAGGGCGGTATTCTCTCTACCGTCCTGGGCGGCGGGTTGAGCTGTTATTTTATTGAAAACGAAAGGTATTTCAACAGGGAGTATCTGTATGCCACAAAGGACGGGGATTACGTCGACAATGCCGAGCGGTTCATCTTTTTTACGAGGGCCGTTTTCGAGTTTATCGTCAGCCGGGGAACCCGGTTCGATATCATACACTCCAACGACTGGCAGACCGCCCTCATCCCCGTCTACCTGAGGACCCTCTACAGCGGCTTCGACATCTTTGCGGAAACGGCATCTGTCTTTACGATACACAACCTGGGGTATCAGGGCCTCTTCTGGAGCCACGACATGCCCCTGACCGGTCTGGGGTGGGAGATGTTTACCCCGAGAGCCCTGGAGTTTTACGGAAAGATGAACTTCCTGAAGGGGGGGCTCGTTTTTTCCGATGTGCTCAATACGGTGAGCGAGACCTACGCAAAGGAAATTCAGACGGCCGAATTCGGCTTCGGCCTCGATGGTGTGCTCTACGGGGAGAGGGAAAACCTCTTCGGGATTCTCAACGGAGTCGATTATGAAATCTGGAGCCCTGAGTCGGACGGATACATACGGGCAAATTACACCAGAGATGATCTGTCGGGGAAGGTTGAATGCAAAAAGGACCTCCTGCAGGAATACGGCTTCGCTGTCTCCGATGTGGAAACCCCGGTGATCGGGATAATTTCGCGCCTCGTGGCCCAGAAGGGTTTTGACATCCTCTACGAGATAGGAAGCGAGCTTGCAGGTCTCGATGTGAAGTTCGTCATACTGGGGACGGGGGAGAGGAAGTACGAGGATTTCTTCCTGGAGATGGCCGCAAGATACCCTTCCAAATTCGGCGTGAAGATTGCCTACGATGATGCTATCGCCCACAAGATAGAGGCGGGAGCCGATATGTTTTTGATGCCATCGCTGTATGAGCCCTGTGGCCTCAACCAGATCTACAGCCTCAAGTATGGGACGGTTCCCGTTGTGAGGAATACGGGGGGGCTTGCCGATACGGTCGTAGATGTCGATGAGGACCCGGAGAGGGGAACGGGTTTCAAGTTCTCCCGTTACCGCGCAACCCATCTTTTTGGTGCCATTGTCAGGGCCCTTTCTTGGTATCATAAAAAAGAGGAATGGAAGGAAATGATGGTACGGGGAATGGAGCTGGACTTCTCGTGGGACGTTTCCGCATCGAAGTACGTTGAGCTCTACAAAAAGGCCCTCGAAAAGAGGGGTGTCCACACTTATGAATAAGCACGGAAGTTCTTCCATTGAGATAGTTTCCAGGATCGTCGAGGTATCGAATTCAAACATACAGGTTGAAAACAGGCTGAAGTTCATATGCGACATCCTGTCACGGGAGTTCGCGGTCGATTGTGTCTGTATTTACAAGCTCCCGGCCCACTCCCTCTATCTCGAGCCGTGGGTATCCTCGACCATATCCGTTGAAGACTGTCTCCACCAGGATTTCAAGGTAAGGCTGGGCGAGGGGGTTTCCGGCATGGCAGCGTGGAAGAGGCAGCCTCTGTTCGTCGAAGACCTGCAAAATACCCCCCCGGGAGTCTCGGTGGTTCCGTCGGAAACAAGGGATTTTGTTTCCATATATTCGGTTCCCGTGAAGGACGACGTGTACCTGTACGGCGCGATGAATTTCTCTTCACGGAAGAAGAGGGATTTTAGCGCAAGGGAAAAGGATATCATCAGGGTAGCCTCAATGGAGGTTGCCGGCGCCATCAGGAATTCACGGCTTTACCGGGATGCCCGCAAGAGGGTCTCCGACCTGCTCACGCTCAACGAGATATCGCGCGCCATAACCTCTTCCTTCAGGCTCAGCGATATTGTTAACTACGTGACGCGGACGACGACGAGGATAGTCGAGGCAGACGGATGTTCCCTCAGGCTGTACAATCACGCAAAAAAGTCATGGGAACTTCAGGCCGAGGAAGGTTTCGTCCAGAGGGGGCTGGCGAGAGAACCGAGGCAGGTCGGCAGGAAGATCGCCACCTACATTCTGCGGGAAAAGAGACCCCTGCTCATAAATTCTCTTGAAGACTCTCACTACTACCGTGAGCTGAAGAGCAAAGGGGTCTCGTCTTTTCTGGGTGTCCCGATTGTTTCGAAAGGCAAACCTCTGGGGGTCATACTCTATTACCGGTTCGGCGAGGGAGAAACCACCTTCGATCACGAGTGCCTCAATCTCGTTCAGACCATTTCTACCCTCCTGGCAAACGTCCTGGAAAATGTGAAGATGTACAAAGAGGCAGCGGACCTTGCCAGGGAGAACCAGTTTAAAGTGAAACGCCTCCAGACCCTCTACGACGTGGCCCGAACACTCATGTCAACCATAAAGACGGAAAAGTTGCTCAGAGTCATGCTCGATTCCCTCACTTCCCCCGGAGGCTTGAACTATTCCCGGGCGATCCTCTTTCAGATCTCCGCCGACGGAAAGCTCCTCGTGCCGAAAATGGCTTTCGGCCCGGTTACGAAAAAGGACGCGAACGAGCTGAGAAAACTCTACAAGAAGGTGGAAGACGCGGGGGCCAAAAGCGAGCAGCTCGGCAGGCTTCAGGAGAAGTTCTGGAAGCAGGTTGCCGATTACCGCATCCCCCTCTCCTGGAATGACGAATGCGTGATAGCGAAGGCTGTTTGCGAGGGAAAAGCGGCAACCTCCACGGAGGGGTGCAAGAGAGTGCTGAAATTCCCGGACAGCTTCTGCTCCCTTCATGCAGACTCCTTTGTCGTGGTTCCCATGCTGGTAAAGGGGACGGTACGGGGGGCGGTTTACGTTGACAACATGTTCAGGGAGCGGGAGCTCACGGAGGAGGATATCCACCTGCTGACCATGTTTGCCTCGGAAGCGGGGCTTTCGCTGGAGAACTCAGAGCTCTACGAGAACCTGGAGAAGGCGCTGAGCGCCCTTCAGAGCACGCAGGACAGGCTGATTCAGAGTGAAAAGCTCGCTGCCCTCGGTGAGATGGCTGCCCAGCTTGCACACGAGATCAAAAACCCGCTGACGGTTGTGGGTGGTTTTGCCTCGCGTATGCTGAAGAAGATCCGGCTGGAAAAGGTCGACATTGACCCGAAGTCAATCGTGAACTACGCCAGGGTGATCGTCAAGGAGGTCAACAGGCTGGAGAGGATATTGAACGAGACCCTCTATTTCAGCAGGGTGGAGAAGAGGCCCACCTTTGAATCCGTCGAGATGCATTCTCTTATCAGGGAAGTGCTCGCCCTTTTCCGTGAGGAGTTCGAGGAAAACTCCATAGAGGTGAGGACATCTTTTTCAGGCGATGTCGACACGATAAATGTCGACCCGGACCAGATCCGTCAGGTGGTCTGGAATATCATCTCAAATGCCGAGCTCGCAATGGAGAGCGGAGGGATCTTAACGGTTAAAACCAACAGGATAAACGATCCCTTCCCGGGAGTTGAGATCGTGATTTCGGATACCGGTGGCGGCATCCCCCCGGAG
The nucleotide sequence above comes from Deltaproteobacteria bacterium. Encoded proteins:
- a CDS encoding ABC transporter substrate-binding protein: MTGLKYISWFNVLSLCLFAGVAYAGGDTHVVDVRGRTFRCGNYYRIVSLAPNITEILFFVKAQGLLKGVTRFCNYPEEAKKIEKVGGISDVDVEKIISLEPDLIIATKDGNPRRVVDFLEAASIPSFVINPRNIEEIIDSMEKIACLTGGSIDVFGKIESIRGEFMLRRRRESGGGPRVLFLVSRSPMIAAGKDTFINEMILFSGGINVVEDFDISYPRLGVEIILSLSPDIIFAVTSMGGEVGDGQLKRIRDIAGRGRIQIIAVDPDIYTRPGPRLFQGMREIEEILDRTR
- a CDS encoding iron chelate uptake ABC transporter family permease subunit, coding for MMWNKNQKIFFLVSLGIFISASVLYLFVGPYRVGTREVLNGIVSFLTLGKGETPGARVVLELRIPRMILALLAGGSLAVCGSIFQTVLGNPLADPYILGVSGGAAVGAVLSFMVSRNVSGGVFLPLFAFLGAAISAFAVYALAGVAGKRSRGRLILTGVIVAAFMNAIILLLISVIPPGRIPGALFWLMGDLSNATPGSVRLLFPLVLVSTCVLLLMARGLDLMLLGDETALQSGLEVERFKTILFVVVSFQTGAVVSISGLIGFVGLIIPHVVRKFTGSLHGWVICGSFLLGGAFLIVSDVIARSVLAAGAMPIGAITALFGAPFFIYILRRRI
- a CDS encoding ATP-binding cassette domain-containing protein; its protein translation is MGEAMFSLKNVAFSYGARPLFFGLNLAVNKRDMAFVLGENGSGKSTLLKIICGILTPSSGDVEVSGRNIFSLGKRERAALVSYGGDEVPADFPLTVFDFVSLGRFPHRGFFGSFRSDDREMVEKAMEMMEIASFRNRYLQELSAGEKQRVFLARAIAQDGELMVLDEPAAHLDMRTTVKIFGILTQLAQGGKTVIVSSHDANLTARYSRSVFILKSGSLVACGPRDQVLTEET
- a CDS encoding RNA polymerase-binding protein DksA — protein: DMTGDNAPFPDPTDRALLESDRNFMLRIRDRERKLIVKIQEALKRIDDGTYGVCEDCGGSISAKRLMARPVTTMCYDCKVDSEEEERE
- the galT gene encoding galactose-1-phosphate uridylyltransferase, with product MPELRKDPITGRWVIISTERAKRPHDFARDDAKRKGGLCPLCPGNEKMTPLEVYAIREDGSLPNRPGWNIRVVPNKFPALMIEGDQGKGAEGIYDRMNGIGAHEVILETPDHEKDIFDFDTKEIENVVIAYRERVLDLKKDLRFKYVLVFKNHGEEAGASLEHSHSQLIALPIVPKRVSEEIVGGYNYFRFRDRCVYCDIVDQELSAKERIIDENADFVSVAPYAPRFPFETWIIPKKHSAVFETTDNAELSSFAELVLLTLRRLNAVLSNPPFNFVIHASPFNVGEIEHYHWHLEIIPKLTKIAGFEFGSGFYINPTPPEEAARYLRESSS
- the glgA gene encoding glycogen synthase GlgA codes for the protein MKVLVVSSEMVPFAKTGGLADVTGTLPKMLMKKGLEVACILPKYRSVTGERYSLENTGVKIRVPIGNRAEEGGILSTVLGGGLSCYFIENERYFNREYLYATKDGDYVDNAERFIFFTRAVFEFIVSRGTRFDIIHSNDWQTALIPVYLRTLYSGFDIFAETASVFTIHNLGYQGLFWSHDMPLTGLGWEMFTPRALEFYGKMNFLKGGLVFSDVLNTVSETYAKEIQTAEFGFGLDGVLYGERENLFGILNGVDYEIWSPESDGYIRANYTRDDLSGKVECKKDLLQEYGFAVSDVETPVIGIISRLVAQKGFDILYEIGSELAGLDVKFVILGTGERKYEDFFLEMAARYPSKFGVKIAYDDAIAHKIEAGADMFLMPSLYEPCGLNQIYSLKYGTVPVVRNTGGLADTVVDVDEDPERGTGFKFSRYRATHLFGAIVRALSWYHKKEEWKEMMVRGMELDFSWDVSASKYVELYKKALEKRGVHTYE
- a CDS encoding GAF domain-containing protein; translated protein: MNKHGSSSIEIVSRIVEVSNSNIQVENRLKFICDILSREFAVDCVCIYKLPAHSLYLEPWVSSTISVEDCLHQDFKVRLGEGVSGMAAWKRQPLFVEDLQNTPPGVSVVPSETRDFVSIYSVPVKDDVYLYGAMNFSSRKKRDFSAREKDIIRVASMEVAGAIRNSRLYRDARKRVSDLLTLNEISRAITSSFRLSDIVNYVTRTTTRIVEADGCSLRLYNHAKKSWELQAEEGFVQRGLAREPRQVGRKIATYILREKRPLLINSLEDSHYYRELKSKGVSSFLGVPIVSKGKPLGVILYYRFGEGETTFDHECLNLVQTISTLLANVLENVKMYKEAADLARENQFKVKRLQTLYDVARTLMSTIKTEKLLRVMLDSLTSPGGLNYSRAILFQISADGKLLVPKMAFGPVTKKDANELRKLYKKVEDAGAKSEQLGRLQEKFWKQVADYRIPLSWNDECVIAKAVCEGKAATSTEGCKRVLKFPDSFCSLHADSFVVVPMLVKGTVRGAVYVDNMFRERELTEEDIHLLTMFASEAGLSLENSELYENLEKALSALQSTQDRLIQSEKLAALGEMAAQLAHEIKNPLTVVGGFASRMLKKIRLEKVDIDPKSIVNYARVIVKEVNRLERILNETLYFSRVEKRPTFESVEMHSLIREVLALFREEFEENSIEVRTSFSGDVDTINVDPDQIRQVVWNIISNAELAMESGGILTVKTNRINDPFPGVEIVISDTGGGIPPEVTGNIFNPFFTTRPGGTGLGLPIVHTIVTRHGGLINLDNRVGEGVIFHVFLPAEPEKIVYEREKELMFRGGIDGFKDESDLR